One Micromonospora craniellae genomic region harbors:
- a CDS encoding MGH1-like glycoside hydrolase domain-containing protein: protein MAAVVKYPGGVEDVQVIIDGSSSAPAPDAERVRLAQADAGEQDWRAWGPYLSERAWGTVREDYSEHGTAWDYFPHDHARSRAYRWSEDGMAGVCDDRQTFCFALALWNERDPILKERMFGLGGDGGNHGEDVKDYWWYEDSTPTHSWMRWRYHYPQAAFPYDELVAVNGLRGRDDTEYELVDTGIFDDDRYWAVTVDFAKATPTDLCVVVTVVNRGDRPERLHVLPHLWFRNTWSWGLPGGDRVPQIVGEGARLVGEHWVLGQVRLEGDGDPTPLLCDNDTNAERLWGLPSRTPYPKDGINDHVVDGAETVNPELTGTKGALHYVLDVPAGGQRQIRLRLTRTAPPPGGGDAPPADLGDGFEAVVWARRAEANRFFDGVIPAKASADEALIARQAIAGLMWGKQFYHFDVKRWLDGDPGSSPPAGRRHGRNSAWWHMTSFDVISMPDPWEYPWYAAWDLAFHCVSIARVDPGFAKEQLLLLLREWYLHPNGQIPAYEWAFGDVNPPVHAWAALKVFEIDGSRDHDFLARMMHKLLMNFTWWVNRKDTGGNNVFEGGFLGLDNVGPFDRSAALPVAGVLEQSDGTGWMAMYALNLLDIAIVLAEHDRTWVDTATKFFEHFTYIAAAAYDQGLWDDEDAFFYDVLRLADGTKVPLKVRSVVGLLPLAAVTRLPARTLHRLPELGARLRWFLTNRPEYASVVGARRIGPDGRQQRLLSMCGPEQVVRVLARMLDTDEFLSEYGLRTLSRAHLDKPFAVTLGGQEFCVGYEPAESTSGLFGGNSNWRGPIWMPTNFLLISALRDYAAFFGEDLQVEYPTRSGVKKTLDEIADDLSARLIALFTRDDWGRRPIYGAAQLFQTHPDWRDLIAFPEYFHGDNGAGLGAWHQTGWSALVADLILTLRR, encoded by the coding sequence ATGGCCGCTGTGGTGAAGTACCCCGGCGGCGTCGAAGATGTACAAGTGATCATTGACGGTTCGTCCTCTGCACCGGCTCCCGACGCCGAACGGGTCCGGCTCGCCCAGGCCGATGCCGGCGAGCAGGACTGGCGTGCATGGGGTCCCTATCTGTCCGAGCGGGCGTGGGGGACGGTACGGGAGGACTACAGCGAGCACGGCACAGCCTGGGACTACTTCCCCCATGACCACGCGCGGTCCCGAGCCTACCGGTGGTCCGAGGACGGCATGGCGGGCGTGTGTGACGACCGGCAGACCTTCTGTTTCGCCCTCGCGCTCTGGAACGAGCGTGATCCGATCCTCAAGGAACGGATGTTCGGACTCGGCGGGGACGGCGGCAACCACGGCGAGGACGTCAAGGACTACTGGTGGTACGAGGACTCCACGCCCACCCACTCGTGGATGCGCTGGCGCTACCACTACCCGCAGGCCGCCTTCCCGTACGACGAGCTGGTCGCGGTCAACGGGCTGCGCGGTCGCGACGACACCGAGTACGAGCTGGTCGACACCGGCATCTTCGACGACGACCGGTACTGGGCGGTGACCGTCGACTTCGCCAAGGCCACCCCGACGGACCTGTGCGTGGTGGTGACCGTGGTCAACCGGGGGGACCGGCCCGAACGGCTGCACGTGCTGCCGCACCTGTGGTTCCGCAACACCTGGTCGTGGGGGCTGCCCGGCGGTGACCGGGTGCCGCAGATCGTCGGGGAGGGTGCCCGGCTGGTCGGTGAGCACTGGGTGCTCGGGCAGGTCCGGCTGGAAGGCGACGGCGACCCGACCCCGCTGCTCTGTGACAACGACACCAACGCCGAGCGGCTCTGGGGGCTGCCGAGCCGGACGCCGTACCCGAAGGACGGCATCAACGACCACGTGGTCGACGGGGCCGAGACGGTGAACCCGGAGCTGACCGGCACCAAGGGCGCGCTGCACTACGTGCTGGACGTGCCGGCCGGCGGGCAGCGCCAGATCCGGTTGCGGCTGACCCGGACGGCCCCGCCGCCCGGCGGCGGCGACGCGCCCCCGGCGGACCTGGGCGACGGCTTCGAGGCCGTGGTGTGGGCGCGGCGGGCGGAGGCGAACCGGTTCTTCGACGGGGTGATCCCGGCCAAGGCCAGCGCCGACGAGGCGCTGATCGCCCGGCAGGCCATCGCCGGACTGATGTGGGGCAAGCAGTTCTACCACTTCGACGTCAAACGGTGGCTCGACGGCGATCCGGGATCGTCGCCGCCGGCCGGGCGTCGGCACGGGCGCAACAGTGCCTGGTGGCACATGACCAGCTTCGACGTGATCTCCATGCCGGATCCGTGGGAGTACCCCTGGTACGCGGCCTGGGACCTGGCCTTCCACTGCGTGAGCATCGCCCGGGTCGACCCCGGCTTCGCCAAGGAACAGCTGCTGCTCCTGCTGCGCGAGTGGTACCTGCACCCCAACGGGCAGATCCCGGCGTACGAGTGGGCGTTCGGCGACGTCAACCCGCCGGTGCACGCCTGGGCGGCGTTGAAGGTGTTCGAGATCGACGGCAGCCGGGACCACGACTTCCTGGCCCGGATGATGCACAAGCTGCTGATGAACTTCACCTGGTGGGTCAACCGCAAGGACACCGGCGGCAACAACGTCTTCGAGGGTGGCTTCCTCGGGCTGGACAACGTCGGCCCGTTCGACCGGTCGGCCGCGCTGCCGGTGGCCGGGGTGCTGGAACAGTCCGACGGCACCGGCTGGATGGCGATGTACGCGCTCAACCTGCTGGACATCGCCATCGTGCTGGCCGAGCACGACCGCACCTGGGTGGACACCGCGACGAAGTTCTTCGAGCACTTCACCTACATCGCGGCGGCCGCGTACGACCAGGGGCTCTGGGACGACGAGGACGCGTTCTTCTACGACGTGCTGCGGCTGGCCGACGGCACGAAGGTGCCGCTGAAGGTGCGTTCGGTGGTGGGGCTGCTGCCGCTGGCGGCGGTGACCCGGCTGCCCGCGCGGACCCTGCACCGGCTGCCGGAGTTGGGTGCCCGGTTGCGCTGGTTCCTGACAAACCGCCCCGAGTACGCCTCGGTGGTCGGCGCCCGACGCATCGGCCCGGACGGGCGGCAGCAGCGGCTGCTGTCCATGTGCGGCCCGGAGCAGGTGGTCCGGGTGCTCGCCCGGATGCTGGACACCGACGAGTTCCTCTCCGAGTACGGCCTGCGGACGCTGTCCCGCGCGCACCTGGACAAGCCGTTCGCGGTGACCCTGGGCGGGCAGGAGTTCTGCGTCGGTTACGAGCCGGCCGAGTCGACCAGCGGCCTGTTCGGCGGCAACTCCAACTGGCGCGGCCCGATCTGGATGCCGACGAACTTCCTGCTGATCAGCGCGCTGCGCGACTACGCGGCGTTCTTCGGCGAGGACCTCCAGGTGGAGTACCCGACCCGCTCCGGGGTGAAGAAGACCCTGGACGAGATCGCCGACGACCTCTCCGCCCGGCTGATCGCGTTGTTCACCCGCGACGACTGGGGGCGGCGGCCGATCTACGGCGCGGCGCAACTGTTCCAGACCCATCCGGACTGGCGGGACCTGATCGCCTTCCCGGAGTACTTCCACGGCGACAACGGCGCCGGGCTCGGTGCCTGGCACCAGACCGGCTGGTCGGCCCTGGTCGCCGACCTCATCCTCACGCTGCGGCGCTGA
- a CDS encoding TetR/AcrR family transcriptional regulator has protein sequence MSGAEQGDGEPGGDAIVATAWRLAEAEGWAGVTARRLAERADVDLGALYERFADRDAVVAAVAVRGFADLSAALTAARTAVDCPAEVWPAVMAAYLDFAYAHPEIYDAMFAHTPDLTLGAEEVPATVAAAFGELRAALTASAVAQDDDTLAELGWSLLHGMVMLTRGGRLRPEAQDRREQFVGNHLFGLRDR, from the coding sequence GTGTCCGGAGCAGAGCAGGGAGACGGTGAGCCGGGCGGCGACGCGATCGTCGCCACCGCCTGGCGGTTGGCCGAGGCCGAGGGCTGGGCGGGGGTGACCGCGCGCCGGTTGGCCGAGCGCGCCGACGTCGACCTCGGGGCCCTCTACGAACGCTTCGCCGACCGCGATGCGGTGGTCGCCGCGGTCGCGGTGCGGGGCTTCGCCGACCTGTCCGCCGCGCTGACCGCTGCCCGTACGGCGGTCGACTGCCCGGCCGAGGTGTGGCCGGCGGTGATGGCGGCCTATCTCGATTTCGCCTACGCGCATCCGGAGATCTACGACGCGATGTTCGCTCACACTCCGGACCTCACCCTCGGGGCCGAGGAGGTGCCGGCGACCGTCGCGGCGGCCTTCGGCGAGCTGCGGGCGGCGCTGACCGCGTCCGCCGTCGCTCAGGACGACGACACGCTCGCCGAACTCGGGTGGAGCCTGCTGCACGGCATGGTGATGCTCACCCGGGGCGGTCGACTGCGCCCCGAGGCCCAGGACCGGCGCGAACAATTCGTCGGCAACCACCTCTTCGGCCTGCGCGACCGGTGA
- a CDS encoding HAD family hydrolase has protein sequence MLVFDADDTLWENNVVFERVIDDFLSWVDHPTLDRTQLRAVLDDIERANAVAHGYGSKVFLRSLRECLERLRERPATEAERHEIDELAVALVNHQVELMPGVADALDELAERHELLLLTKGEREEQQRKLDACGLLHHFTAAHIVPEKNVETYRWLVREHAVAPARAWMIGNSPRSDILPARAAGWRAVFIPNDNTWVLEHDELDPSDEGVLHLRAFPDLLTHF, from the coding sequence GTGCTCGTCTTCGACGCGGACGACACGCTCTGGGAGAACAACGTCGTCTTCGAGCGGGTGATCGACGACTTTCTGAGCTGGGTGGACCATCCGACGCTCGACCGGACGCAGTTGCGGGCGGTGCTCGACGACATCGAGCGGGCCAACGCCGTCGCGCACGGGTACGGCAGCAAGGTCTTCCTGCGCAGCCTGCGGGAGTGCCTGGAGCGGCTGCGGGAGCGGCCCGCCACCGAGGCGGAGCGCCACGAGATCGACGAGTTGGCGGTGGCGCTGGTGAACCATCAGGTCGAGCTGATGCCGGGAGTAGCCGACGCGCTGGACGAGTTGGCCGAGCGGCACGAGTTGCTGCTGCTGACCAAGGGGGAGCGCGAGGAGCAGCAGCGCAAGCTGGACGCGTGCGGGCTGCTGCACCACTTCACGGCGGCGCACATCGTGCCGGAGAAGAACGTCGAGACGTACCGTTGGTTGGTCCGGGAGCACGCCGTCGCCCCGGCCCGGGCGTGGATGATCGGCAACTCGCCGCGGTCGGACATCCTGCCGGCGCGGGCGGCCGGCTGGCGGGCGGTGTTCATCCCGAACGACAACACCTGGGTGTTGGAGCACGACGAGTTGGACCCGAGCGACGAGGGCGTACTGCATCTGCGCGCTTTTCCCGACCTGCTCACGCACTTCTGA
- a CDS encoding VOC family protein → MLARFKDLCLDAADARALGGFWAGILGGCLVDTGDGDGRVDPPTERSSAEAIWINRVPEPRSVKTRVHLDLWLAEPQPTALLAAGARIVRKPDSEIDWWVLADPEGNEFCAFAPRPTT, encoded by the coding sequence ATGCTCGCGCGCTTCAAGGACCTCTGTCTCGACGCCGCCGACGCCCGTGCCCTGGGCGGGTTCTGGGCCGGCATCCTCGGCGGATGCCTGGTCGACACCGGGGACGGTGACGGCAGGGTCGACCCGCCGACGGAGCGGTCCTCGGCCGAGGCGATCTGGATCAACCGGGTGCCGGAGCCACGAAGCGTCAAGACCCGCGTACACCTTGATCTGTGGCTGGCCGAGCCGCAGCCGACGGCGCTGCTGGCGGCCGGGGCGCGGATCGTCCGCAAGCCCGACTCGGAGATCGACTGGTGGGTGCTGGCCGACCCGGAGGGCAACGAATTCTGTGCGTTCGCGCCGCGTCCCACCACTTGA
- a CDS encoding DsbA family protein yields MDATFFFDPACPWTWRTSRWLVAAAEARDLRIEWRAFSLSILSGGQAPLEHAEAMAASSRALRLVEALRAEGRHEDAGRFYTELGTRTHDAGNPPSDKLVAEAVTAAGLDDMAAALDDDRWDAEVHTSHALAFGSAGPDIGSPVLMVPGADRGLHGPILTEVPDLDDTLLLWDSLLPLFRMSAFHEVKRGRR; encoded by the coding sequence GTGGACGCCACCTTCTTCTTCGATCCCGCCTGCCCGTGGACCTGGCGCACGTCGCGCTGGCTGGTCGCCGCCGCCGAAGCCCGTGACCTGCGCATCGAGTGGCGGGCGTTCAGCCTGAGCATCCTCAGCGGCGGTCAGGCCCCACTGGAGCACGCCGAAGCGATGGCGGCGTCGAGCCGCGCACTGCGGCTGGTGGAAGCGCTGCGCGCGGAGGGACGCCACGAGGACGCCGGCCGCTTCTACACCGAACTGGGCACCCGTACCCACGACGCCGGCAACCCGCCCAGCGACAAGCTGGTCGCGGAGGCCGTGACGGCAGCCGGTCTCGACGACATGGCCGCCGCGCTGGACGACGACCGCTGGGACGCCGAGGTGCACACCTCGCACGCGCTGGCGTTCGGCTCGGCCGGGCCGGACATCGGCTCGCCGGTGCTGATGGTCCCCGGCGCCGACCGGGGTCTGCACGGCCCGATCCTCACCGAGGTCCCCGACCTCGACGACACCCTGCTGCTCTGGGACAGCCTGCTCCCCCTGTTCCGCATGTCGGCCTTCCACGAGGTCAAGCGCGGCCGCCGCTGA
- a CDS encoding hemerythrin domain-containing protein, translating into MTERETTRLVAWSYELRQVHTRLRHALDLVRSAVADGTSGEAATRDLLLYCHGFCAALDGHHRGEDDTLFPAIEAAHPELAPVLRRLRQDHSMIAHLLGGLQAAIDRSAPVAELDRHLEGVAAIMESHFRYEERQLLQVLETLSLDASPDEVLGPL; encoded by the coding sequence GTGACTGAGCGCGAGACGACCAGGCTCGTCGCCTGGAGCTACGAGCTTCGCCAGGTCCACACCCGCCTGCGCCATGCGCTCGACCTCGTCCGCAGCGCGGTCGCCGACGGGACATCCGGCGAGGCGGCCACCCGTGACCTGCTGCTCTACTGCCACGGGTTCTGCGCCGCACTCGACGGGCACCATCGGGGCGAGGACGACACCCTGTTCCCGGCGATCGAGGCGGCCCACCCGGAGCTGGCACCCGTGCTGCGCCGGCTCCGCCAGGATCACTCGATGATCGCGCACCTGCTCGGCGGCCTGCAGGCCGCCATCGACCGGTCCGCGCCGGTCGCCGAGCTTGATCGGCACCTGGAGGGTGTCGCCGCGATCATGGAGAGCCATTTCCGGTACGAGGAGCGTCAACTGCTCCAGGTGCTGGAGACACTCTCCCTGGACGCCTCACCCGACGAGGTCCTGGGCCCCCTTTGA
- a CDS encoding YcxB family protein, whose amino-acid sequence MSSDQLRRYACVGAVLATIGVIGLVVSWGSSWGEQITPLWMAMAVGGLLAMLYWPWVQWRARRRSGRYAVDGSYEITDDNIMMRSGSEFGGIAWEGVSRVKDTPEFWVVYVDRMPATVIPRRLMSAEDAETLRAFMAARRLLQDNARRR is encoded by the coding sequence ATGAGCAGTGACCAACTGCGCAGGTACGCCTGCGTCGGCGCGGTGCTGGCGACGATCGGCGTGATCGGTCTCGTCGTCTCGTGGGGGTCGTCGTGGGGCGAGCAGATCACGCCGCTGTGGATGGCGATGGCCGTCGGCGGTCTGCTGGCGATGCTGTACTGGCCGTGGGTGCAATGGCGCGCCCGGCGCCGCTCCGGCCGCTACGCCGTGGACGGCAGCTACGAGATCACCGACGACAACATCATGATGCGCAGCGGCTCGGAGTTCGGCGGCATCGCCTGGGAGGGTGTGTCCCGGGTGAAGGACACCCCGGAGTTCTGGGTCGTGTACGTCGACCGGATGCCGGCGACCGTGATCCCCCGCCGGCTGATGTCCGCCGAGGACGCCGAGACGTTACGGGCCTTCATGGCCGCCCGCAGGCTGCTTCAGGACAATGCGCGTCGACGCTGA
- a CDS encoding YdeI/OmpD-associated family protein, with the protein MASAELDELIVADAEELRAWLSANHATSPGVWLALTKKGGTVTTLTWQQAVDEALYVGWIDGQARKRDEHTSCIRFTPRRPRSIWPQRNVAHVARLEEQGRMLPAGRAAVEAAKADGRWAAAYAPSSEAEVPDDLLAAIAAEPAAQAMFDVLTKTNRYAFVHRLNAVKQARTRERKIVEFVAMLARHETIPPQKARPPQSASG; encoded by the coding sequence ATGGCGAGCGCCGAACTGGATGAGTTGATCGTGGCGGACGCCGAGGAGTTGCGTGCGTGGTTGTCGGCCAACCATGCCACGTCGCCCGGTGTCTGGCTCGCCCTGACCAAGAAGGGCGGCACGGTCACCACGCTGACCTGGCAGCAGGCGGTCGACGAGGCACTGTACGTCGGGTGGATCGACGGGCAGGCCAGAAAGCGGGACGAGCACACCTCCTGCATCCGGTTCACTCCCCGCCGACCGCGCAGCATCTGGCCGCAACGCAACGTCGCACATGTGGCGCGGCTGGAGGAGCAGGGGCGGATGCTGCCCGCCGGGCGTGCCGCCGTGGAGGCCGCGAAGGCGGACGGGCGGTGGGCTGCCGCGTACGCGCCGTCCTCGGAGGCCGAGGTGCCCGACGACCTCCTCGCCGCGATCGCCGCCGAGCCCGCCGCCCAGGCCATGTTCGACGTGCTCACCAAGACCAACCGGTACGCGTTCGTGCACCGCCTCAACGCCGTGAAGCAGGCCCGGACCCGGGAACGGAAGATCGTCGAGTTCGTCGCGATGTTGGCCCGGCACGAGACCATCCCCCCGCAGAAGGCCAGGCCGCCGCAGTCGGCGTCCGGGTGA
- a CDS encoding helix-turn-helix transcriptional regulator, whose product MAKGAERVALLQEAVAILEGVSARLHHARALVDYGAALRRNGERTAAQEPLRQALHHASRCGAQSLTSRATDELLAAGARPRRVTLSGPEALTAQELRVAQLAARGATNRDIAQQLFVTRRTVEIHLTSAYRKLNITSRQHLAAALGVPE is encoded by the coding sequence GTGGCGAAGGGCGCGGAACGTGTCGCTCTGCTCCAGGAGGCCGTGGCCATCCTTGAGGGCGTCTCCGCGAGGCTCCACCACGCACGTGCCCTGGTCGACTACGGTGCGGCGCTGCGCCGCAACGGCGAGCGCACCGCCGCGCAGGAGCCACTGCGCCAGGCCCTGCACCACGCCAGCCGTTGCGGGGCACAGTCGCTGACCAGCAGGGCGACCGACGAACTGCTGGCCGCCGGCGCCCGCCCCCGCCGTGTCACGTTGTCGGGACCCGAGGCGTTGACCGCCCAGGAACTCCGTGTCGCCCAGTTGGCCGCGCGGGGCGCCACGAACCGCGACATCGCTCAGCAACTCTTCGTCACCCGCCGCACTGTCGAGATCCACCTCACCAGCGCCTACCGCAAGCTGAACATCACCTCTCGCCAGCATCTTGCGGCGGCACTCGGCGTACCCGAGTGA